A segment of the Methanobacterium petrolearium genome:
CCATGATAATATCACCATCAACTGTTAATACATCCTCAACAGCCGCCTGTATGGTGCTGAAAGACTTACGGAACGCCCCGGAAACTGTTTGACCATCTAAAGTTGCATTAACAGTTGTTGCACCAGATGATGGGCTGGAAGTGAGTGTAACTGTAGCCTGACCTCTTCTGGTGGTTCCAGTGGGAGTGATAGTTCCCAGATTGGTGGTGAAATTCACTGGCAAACCATCAGGTATTGTTCCAGAACCAGAGGTATCCTGCCCATGATTGTTATGGGTTATATCAGCAGTTATCTGAGAGTTGGATGTGTTGTTATGTGTTACATGAATCACTGCACCACTCACTTTTAGGACTAACCAGGGATCATAAGTCACGGTTCCATCATAGATTACAATATCTGCTGGTGTGTTAGAGGAGGTGATAGTGGGGTTGTTGCTACCCCACCAGTTATTGGTTGCATTTAAAAAACCAGCTAAATCTGAATAAACACCGTATTGATTTCCGAATATCTGATTAAAGTGCATTTCGAAGTTAGATTCAAAGAAATAAACACCATAATTGTTGTTGGATATTATATTTCCATAGAGGTAGTTATTATTAGAACCCTCAATGTAAATTCCAAAACCCCCATTATTCGACACAATATTCCTAGAAATCAAATTGTCACGTGAATAAATCCAAATTCCAGCATAGTTGTTGGAAATATTGTTTCCAGTTAGCGTATTATTTTTTGAATATAAACATATGCCATAGCAGGTGTTATTTTGAATGTAATTATTAAATATATTATTGTTTGAGGATAAACCAATAATACAAAGTCCATTCCTGTTTCGAGTTATCTTATTTGATTGGATGGTGCAATTGCTTGCAGAATTCAGACGGATCCCAGAGGAAAAAAAACCGGTGCCGCCAGTTATGGTAAATCCTGTGATGATTGAACCACTGCCATTTAAATTTATTGTGAAAACTGATTTTGAAGCATCATAAGCCTGAACCGTGACATTGCTACTATTAGACTGCAAATTCAATGTCTTGTTAATAATGATATTTTCAGTGTAGGTATAAGCAGAGCCATTAGCATCGTTAACTATGATTATATCACCATTAGATGCATTATTAACCGCAGCTTGAATGCTGCTACCTGGATTAACTGTCCAGTTGACATTAGCTGCAGATACTGACCCAAAAACCGAAAATAAAAAAATAACGCCTAAAAACACCAAAAATAATCTAAATCTATACACTATAATCCCCCACAACTCATGCTTTTTAGTAATATTTATCTATTTATATATAATATCTGATTTCATAATAAAGCTTGATAATAACAGGAATATAATATTTTCTATTAAAATAATATCAACAAAATTAAATACAAAGAAAAAAAATGGTATATATTTTAAAAAATTAATGAATTTCCTCCATCTTTTTAGGGACTGTAAAAAAAGTTATTAATTTTAAAATATAGATAAAAAAAGAAGTTAAAAAGAGGTTCTACCAACCCCTATCCTGCAACCTCTCAGATTCTGGTATCTGACTTATTTCCAGTCCAGGCATGGCTTTACCCAGATCTCGGCTGACCTCGGCTATGATTTCTGCATCTTCATAGTGGGCGGTTGCCTCGGCTATGGCTTTAGCCACTATCTCCGGGTTTTCGGATTTGAATATTCCACTTCCCACGAACACTCCATCTGCTCCTAGTTGCATCATCAGGGCAGCATCAGCTGGTGTGGCCACTCCTCCGGCAGCGAAGTTAACCACAGGCAGGCGTCCCTGTTTCTGGGTTTCTTTAACCAGATAGAATTGTGCTTCTTCTTCCCTGGCTACTGTCCATAATTCTTCTTCTGTTTTGTCGGGAAGTTCCCGGATGGTCCCCTGGATCATGCGCATGTGTCTGACTGCTTCCACCACGTTACCTGTGCCTGCTTCTCCTTTGGTCCGGATCATAGCCGCGCCTTCATCGATTCGGCGGAGAGCTTCACCCAGATTCCTTGCTCCGCAGACGAATGGTATGGTGAATTGTTTTTTGTCTATATGGTATTTTTCATCGGCAGGGGTGAGTACTTCACTTTCATCGATCATGTCCACACCCAGTGATTCTAAAACCTGGGCTTCTACAAAGTGGCCGATACGTACTTTGGCCATCACCGGGATGCTGACTGCATCCATGATCTCGGTAACCTTGCTGGGATCAGCCATTCTGGCCACTCCTCCAGAGGCGCGTATATCTGCTGGGACTTTCTCCAGGGCCATTACTGAGACTGCTCCTGCTTCTTCAGCTATAGTTGCCTGTTCTGCGTTGACCACGTCCATGATCACTCCGCCCTTGGTCATCTTGGCGAAACCCTTTTTCAATAGTTCAGTTCCATGTAGCATTTGTTATTCCTCCATTAGGGATTATACATTTATTAGAAGTATTTTTCTAAAAATTTAACCCATTGAATTCCCAATGAACATTCCAAAAGATTTATAATATGATTTGAATGGGATCTGTAGGGAATTTGTTTTTATCCAAAATTTTTAGTATACATTACTTTCATCTTTCTTTAATGGGTTATTAAAATTTTGTACATTCATGAAACTGAATTAGGTGCCATCAGGAAAACGATAAGTGGAGATTCTTAAGTAATAAGGGATACATAAATTGATTAGGTAAATATCATTTTTTATCCCGCTTTTAATGGGGGTCTGGCAACGGGAGATTCAGATGAAAGAATCGTTATCATTGAAAAATTCACCAAGTACAAGTTGTATCTGGAAAAAAACCGACCAAAATTAGTTGATGAGCTTTACAGTTATTATCATCAGGAAAAGGATGATAATATTATTTGGAGGGTTGATGGTTCATCTGGTGATAAAAATCCCAAAGAAGTGGATTATATACGTTATGACAACCCCTATGAGGCTTATCTTAATGCTCAGATCAGGGTTGGTGATGCTCTTATCCCCATCCTGGAAGAACATATCGCCTTTCTGGAATATGATGAGGACATTGATTTGGTTCTAGAATCCTTTGAACATAGTGTTTATCAGGTTAAAAAACAGACCTATACTGATGTTGAAGACTGGGAACAGCTCATTGATCATTTGTCTGAAGACAGATTGGAGGAGATCAAGAATAATCCCAAAGGACATGGGGATCTCCTAATTAAAGAACTCATCTGGATCAGGGACTATGAGAATAAATGGATGAAAAAGTAAAATTTTACAATGTTATTTGACTGGTGTTTTTTTAGACCATCACTCATTGAATTTAACAGGATTAATTCTTCCCCCTCAATGATGACTAATTCTCTCACTTAATGATTAAATCTCCCACGTGATGACTAATTCTCTCACTTAATGATTAAATCTCCCATATGATGACTGATTCTCTAACCGGGAATTTCCATATTTGGTTCTCTGTTAAAAATAGAACTACCAATCAAGAAACCTATCCATCTTATCAGTATTGTAAAGGATTGTATCTAAATGTAATGAATAGTAATTATATAAATTACATGATAATTTCCATTGACAAAAAAATTTTCCATTGCAAATTTGTAAACTCGAGGGAGAATTTTTTTAGTAAATTTTTTTAAAAATTGGGTTAGATGATGGATTTTTTTACCGTACCCACAGCAACTTCAATTAACAGCAGTGAGTAATACTTTTTAGTGTGTATTTATTCATAAAATAAGGAGTTATTTAGAATAAGAACTTAATAATAAGCACCAAAGATAAATTAAGAAGAGATTTGAGTTTACTAAAAAACTAATCAATAACGAACAACAATGCAAGGAGTGATTTAATGGCCACCAAAGAAGCTGAAATGTTTTATAAACAAGCTATGTCATATTTAGACCAGGGAAAGATTAAAAAATCAATAGAATTTTTTGAAAATGCATTGAATGTTGATAGAGATTATGTTTCTGCCTGGAATGATAAGGGAGTAGCCCTAATGGAACTGGGAAAATATCCAGAGGCACTTGAATGCTTTGAACATGTTATCCGACTGGAACCTGGTGATAACATGGCCTGGTACAACCGTGGATACGTTCTTATGATCTTAGAAGAATATTCGGAAGCTGTAAACACTTTTGACCTGTTTCTGGCAAGATATTCTAAAAAGGATGATTTCTATAAATACGCTTTGTACATGAAGGCCAAAGGATTATATTCTCTAAAAAAGTATGATGAGTCTTTAGAATTAATTAAAAAAGCTCTTAAAAAGGATAAAAAGTTCAAAGAAGCCAGAGAACTTATGAATCTCATTGGAGAAGAAAAGACAAAGTAAAGTACGTTACCAACAATATCATAATTTAATGCCTGAAGTTAACGGAGAAACGCGATTAAAAGAGAATAATCAAAAAAAATAAGTGGTTTTATGAGAGCACCAGAGCTTTTAAGTCCGATAGAGATAAAAACTAGAGCATCCGGCCTTAAAAACTGGTCTGTTTTGGAAGACCATTCCTTGGTAGCAGTTTTCGAATTTCCTGACTTTGCAAACGCCCTTGAATTCACAATCAAAGTAGGTTTAATATCAGAAGAGATGCAACACCACCCTGAAATCAATTTATCATGGGGAAAAGTGGCTTTGGAGATAACTACCAACGATCGAGGCGGTTTAACCGAACTGGACTTTTCATTCGCCAAAAGAATCAATGGATTGATTAAAGCGAATGAATAGATTTTATGAAGATCTGCCTGTAGATTTGACTATCTTTTTTTGATCAGTTACACTTGAAATGTATGTCTACAGGATGATCTGATCACTCCCCCACTGGTCAAATTTAATCAAATTTAACCCCTTGTTTATAAATAAGATATGAAATTTGACAAAACACATTAATTATCAAAAAATTGTGTTTAATGGTTAAAACTAATTGTTATCCTGACCAATTAGATTTTCTAAACGTTTGATTGCCTGATAACGATCCTTTTTTTCCAGCCGAGCCTGTTCCAGTGCATCCTTCAGGGTCCTGATAGAGTGATCATACACTTCCCTGTCCACGGGGTAGGGGAAACCATCCTTACCCCCATGGGTGAAACTGTATTTAACTGGGTCATCCCAGCTAGGCTGGTCCCCATATACCAAATCAGAGATCAAGGCCAGTGCACGTATCTTCTTAGGCCCCATGCCTTTTAAAGAGACGAGTTCTTCATAACTTTCAGGTTGCAGTTCCCATGCCTTTTTTAGAACTTCAAATTCTCGGCAGGATAGATCTGTGTCTAACACTGGATGGTGGCGGGGTAAAGTGAGTTCTGGGCAGAATATATCAAGATTGGTCTGTTTTATCTCAATTTGAGGTTTTTTCTGGAAGTACTTTTTCAGATGTTCAGGATTATCCAGAACCAGATCCAGACTGGTCTGTCTTGAATCGTAACTCAGATCAGATGTCATATCCAGGCTTTTTTTCTCCTGCAGGTCACAGCAGATCCCAGTGTGGGGTTCATTAATGTAGTTTTCCACAGAATCAGAGAGCCAATGGTAACGACGGGCATACTTAGTGGATTCATTCATACCCTGCTGCACCACAGCCCATTTACCCTTTTCAGTTAGGAAAAAAACGTGATGGTAAAGTTGGTAACCATCCTGTATACATGAATTATCGATCTTGGCAGAGATCTTACTGGAATATACCAGCCCATCCAATTTTTTTTCAGAAAGTGAGAATAATTCACCGGCACCCTGGATTTCCCGGGGTGTTTGGCGTGACGTGCGACCTTTACCCCCTGCAATTAGAATACCATGTTTTTCAGGGTTTATGGATGTTTTTAAAGCACCACAGGTTGTGGTAGTGGTACCGGAACTGTGCCAGTCAAATCCCAACACACAGGAAAATGCCTGGAACCAGTGGGGATCCGAAATCCTGTACAAGAACTCATTGGCCCCATATTCATATATCACAGCTTCAGTAATAGCCCCCGCCAGTTTCACCATGCGTTGAAAAAGCCATCTTGGTGCCTTCCCACCATGCAGAGGTAAGTTGGCTATTCCACTCCGTGAACTCATAGTAATTGATCTTTTCTTAAAGAGTATAATCTTTAGCCTAAGAGCACAAGAGAAGTATTAATTTTAACTGAAACCCCATTTAACTAAAAAATAAGTTACCAATTAAATGCAAATGGAATAATTCAATTAGATTCTAATGTTTTAATGGGTGCATTTGTTAATTATTCTGTCCAGTTCTTCAAGGATTGCCTGATTATGGTCATGATAGAAATAGTTCTTGATGTTTTTCCGGTATTCATCAGATCGAGAGAAGAAACGTTGGATATCTTCCATTTCCACTTCTTCATGGAATTCTCCATAGCCCAACCTGTCCAGGTAAATGGCATTTAAAATCTGTTCGAACTGTTTTTTCACCGGAATACTCAAAACAGGTTTTCCAAGATATAAAGCCTCACTTATAAGGGTAAATCCTCCATTAGAAATTACAGCTCGAGCTTTAGCCATATCCTGAAAAAATTCATCCTCATTAAAAGTTTTAAACAATAAGTTTTCATCTTTTTTGTCCTGGTGGAATCCATAAACCACAAATTCATCATCAAACTCTTTTAGGATATCCAGCAATGTGAGGTTAGAATCACTGGTCTGGTAAACCATTACCTGTTCTCCATTATAGGGTTTAAGATTCATTATCTCATCACGTAGAACTGGAGGGAAATATTTAGCCTTTTTAGGATTTTTAAGTGGAGGATAAAAATAGGTGGTTATCAGGTATCGGGTAGGGTGTTGAATGAATGATCTGACCACTCCTTCGGCAGCTATTCTGTCTGTACGGTACTTTCGGGGTATTTCTAACTCTGCCTGGGTGAGAACGTGCATGTTATCCAGGCTGATTAAGGGGATGCGCAGGATTTTTGATAAAAGGTTAGAATAGAATTCAAAGTCAGAAATGATAAGGTGAGGTTTCACCGCCTTTGCAACACTGTACATGAGACGTAAACTGCTTTTTAAGTCTCCGGGGAGATCTTTCATTCCTTTAATGAAGGTTTTGGCATTTTGGACTGTGTTATCCTCATAAACTGTGTTAAATCCACCAATTTCATAAACATTATCAAAACGGGCAGAAAGGTAACGGTAAGCACGGTCTGATGCAAATATATGGACTTCATGATCTTTGGTGAGATGATTAAGAAGAACTTTATCCCTTATGGCATGACCCATTCCCTCTCCACACACTGAATAAAGTATCCTCTTCTGGTCAGGGTGGCCAAATGTGTAGTCCAGATCTTCAGCTGTTATTTGCTTGCCTCTGAACTGGTAGAAAGTGCTTTTTGCATACTTAAAGGCCACATTGCGCAGTCCTTCTTCCTGAACTCGGCGGGTTGAAACAAGAAGTTTTGGACTTCTGAGGACCTTGAATTGGCTTATGGCACCTATGCGTTCTATGTAGTCAGTGTCCTCTCCAAAATCCAGGTCTTCATCAAATCCTTCCACCTCGTCATGCAGTTTTCTGGTGGTGATTATTCCATAACACCCTGCACCGTGAGGTTTGATGTTTTCCACCCTTTTCATGAAAAAATTAGCAAAATCATGGGTTATCTTGTTTAAAAAACTGTCACTTAACGGTGCGATCTGGGTGATGGCAATCCCCAGTTCTCTCTGTTGAAATTCATCCAGGCATAATTTCAGGTAATCCCTGGTCAATATCACATCTGAATCAAGAAATAGTAAAAATTCACCCTGGGCTGCTTCAGCTCCACGGTTACGCCCAGTTGCAGGCATTCCTCCTTTAACAACTTTACATCCCCATTTTTCGGCAATTTCTCTGGTGCGATCCTCAGATCCTGCATCAGCCACTATGATCTCATAGTCATTGAAATCCTGCCTTTTTATACTCTCCAAGAGAGGAGGAAGGTAATATTCTTCATTGAAGGTAGGTATAATAATTGAAAGCTTCATTATTCTCCCAATACGTTAAATTTTTTTCATTTAAGATAGTTTCGATTTCCTAGAAGTAGGAAAAGAAATCCCATGTCATGAAAAATCCATCAGCACGACCCTGATAGGTTACAAAAAGGCTTTCTAGGGTTTGTTTATCACTGACACTGGTATCCATTCTGATCACAGTCCGATTACCCTCTTTTTGGGTGCTTAAAACATTATAATCACTCAGATCAACGGGTTCAAACTGATTTATAACTGTTATTTCACGATATGAACTGTTATTTCCAGCTAATTCCAATCCCACTCCAGATAACACTATAAGACCCATGACAGCAATGGGTATGGCGAGTTGTCTAAACTGGAAAGGCGTTCTAACAAAGTAGATGAGTATCAACAGACCCAGACCAAAGACTAATGGTTGACTGTAAAGACCCCCATCCACCATACCAATAATGGCAATAGTCAATGCAAAAGCTATTAAAACTTTTTGAACTGGTTTTCTCTCGTCTAAAGAAAATAGTCCAGTGATACAGGCCAGGGGCAGGGTGATTAAGATGAAATAAGCCCAGGGGATAACATCAGGATACAGACTGCCTCCGGTGTGTACATGCTCTGGTACCAATCCTCCCATACTATCAGCCAGGTGTCCGAAAACTGATTTGAAAACATGAGTATGCATAGGGCTGGTTGAGGTGGAAGTGGGATTAGTGGAGACAAAAATTGTTAAAGGAGACACTCCATACTTCAGACGGATATAAAATTCGATTAGAACACCCACCACACAGGTTAAGATAATGATGATCAGGGTCCATTTGAAGAATTTTTTGCCATCAGGACTGTAGTTGGTAATTTTCTCTTTTATAGGTGTTAAAACTCCCCATGTATTTATTAAAGAGTTTAACAGGAGAAAACTGCCCATTGCTGCCATGAGAAGGACTGCTTTACCCTCTGATGAGCCAGATAAAAGTGGCCAGGTGATCATCATCACCACTTGATCCAGTGGTGATGTGACATAGACGAAGAGTCCTAAAAGTATCAGGAAAAATCCAAGTAATCCTATTTTATCTATTTTCAATCCATATCACCTTAAAATGATTAATATTTTCCAATAATTTATCATGGGGATTTAACTGACTTCCAACATCTTTTCAACTGCACTGCGAGCCTTATCTGCAATTTCCTGTGAGACAGTGACCAAGAATTTTTCCTCCATCAGGGAGCCTTTAACCTTTTCCAGGGTATGGAGTTTCATGGTTTCACAGATAGCTTCATCCAGTAAAGGATATATTAGTTTATGAGGATATTCTCGTCGGAGTCGGGTTATCATGTCCACTTCAGTACCAATAAGAAAAGTTTTTTGGGATGATTCTGCCACATGTCGGATCATTCCCCCGGTGCTTAGCACATGGTCTGCCAGTTTCTGCACTTCACCATCACACTCCGGGTGAACCAGTACCTCTGCATCAGGATAATTTTCACGTGAAAAGGTAATATCTGCAGAGTTAAACATTTTATGCACGTAACAGTGACCTTTTTCTGGTATGGGTATTATTTCTTTATCGGTCTGCTGTTGAACATGCCATGCAAGGTTCATATCCGGACCAAAGAGTATCTGGTCCTCATCCACACTTTTTACTACTTTGACTGCGTTGGCTGATGTGCAAAGGATGTCTGCCTCGGCTTTAGCCTCGGCCATGGTGTTAACGTAGAGTACCACAGCAGCATCAGGATATTTCTCTTTGTATTTGCGTAATTCTTCTGCAGGGAGCATGTGTGCCATTGGACACTCTGCCTGGGGATCTGGAATCAATATCTTTTTTGATGGATTTAAAATGGCTGCAGTTTCTGCCATGAAATCTACTCCACAAAAAACAACCAAATCGGCATCTTCAATTTCAGAAACCTTAATACACAACTCCAGAGAGTCCCCCATGAAATCTGCAATCTCCTGTATCTCAGCAGGTTGATAATTATGAGCCAATATTATGGCATTTTTCTCTTTTTTAAGTTTCAAAATCTCTTCCTGGTCAAGGTTCAACCTAATCTCTCCTTCATATCATCTTCCCTTGTAAAATCCCTTTTAATGATAAGTTTATTGGAAAAAATGGTAAAAAAATTGGATTATTGGTAATCAGATAAATTTGTTTTGTCTTTCCCAACTAAAAAATATTTCCATCTGATAAAAATATCCATTAAATTCTGCTTAATTATATTTGATTACTCCATACTGAATAAATTGTTGTTTATGACATCTAGATTTATTCTATTTTTTGGATTATTCTATTTCTGCACCTTCCAGTGCATGGCTGCAGGGACATTCCCTGTTATCTGAAATGTTAAGTATGGAGTTGTGAATGAGTCTGGTTAATTCTTTTTTCTTCTCTTCTGCAACTTCAAATACCTCATCTAGGGTAATTTTCTCTGAAGATACAGATGCAGCATAGTTAGAGACCATGCATATGCTGGCGTAGCACATTTCAAGTTCTCTGGCTAGGACAACTTCAGGAAGACCAGTCATTCCCACCACGGCTCCTCCAATCTTACGGAACATTTGGATCTCCGCGGGAGTTTCAAATCTGGGACCCTCAGTGCAAACATATACTCCACTTTCAACCA
Coding sequences within it:
- the pdxS gene encoding pyridoxal 5'-phosphate synthase lyase subunit PdxS — encoded protein: MLHGTELLKKGFAKMTKGGVIMDVVNAEQATIAEEAGAVSVMALEKVPADIRASGGVARMADPSKVTEIMDAVSIPVMAKVRIGHFVEAQVLESLGVDMIDESEVLTPADEKYHIDKKQFTIPFVCGARNLGEALRRIDEGAAMIRTKGEAGTGNVVEAVRHMRMIQGTIRELPDKTEEELWTVAREEEAQFYLVKETQKQGRLPVVNFAAGGVATPADAALMMQLGADGVFVGSGIFKSENPEIVAKAIAEATAHYEDAEIIAEVSRDLGKAMPGLEISQIPESERLQDRGW
- a CDS encoding tetratricopeptide repeat protein, with translation MATKEAEMFYKQAMSYLDQGKIKKSIEFFENALNVDRDYVSAWNDKGVALMELGKYPEALECFEHVIRLEPGDNMAWYNRGYVLMILEEYSEAVNTFDLFLARYSKKDDFYKYALYMKAKGLYSLKKYDESLELIKKALKKDKKFKEARELMNLIGEEKTK
- a CDS encoding 4a-hydroxytetrahydrobiopterin dehydratase yields the protein MRAPELLSPIEIKTRASGLKNWSVLEDHSLVAVFEFPDFANALEFTIKVGLISEEMQHHPEINLSWGKVALEITTNDRGGLTELDFSFAKRINGLIKANE
- a CDS encoding DUF763 domain-containing protein — encoded protein: MSSRSGIANLPLHGGKAPRWLFQRMVKLAGAITEAVIYEYGANEFLYRISDPHWFQAFSCVLGFDWHSSGTTTTTCGALKTSINPEKHGILIAGGKGRTSRQTPREIQGAGELFSLSEKKLDGLVYSSKISAKIDNSCIQDGYQLYHHVFFLTEKGKWAVVQQGMNESTKYARRYHWLSDSVENYINEPHTGICCDLQEKKSLDMTSDLSYDSRQTSLDLVLDNPEHLKKYFQKKPQIEIKQTNLDIFCPELTLPRHHPVLDTDLSCREFEVLKKAWELQPESYEELVSLKGMGPKKIRALALISDLVYGDQPSWDDPVKYSFTHGGKDGFPYPVDREVYDHSIRTLKDALEQARLEKKDRYQAIKRLENLIGQDNN
- a CDS encoding MJ1255/VC2487 family glycosyltransferase, whose product is MKLSIIIPTFNEEYYLPPLLESIKRQDFNDYEIIVADAGSEDRTREIAEKWGCKVVKGGMPATGRNRGAEAAQGEFLLFLDSDVILTRDYLKLCLDEFQQRELGIAITQIAPLSDSFLNKITHDFANFFMKRVENIKPHGAGCYGIITTRKLHDEVEGFDEDLDFGEDTDYIERIGAISQFKVLRSPKLLVSTRRVQEEGLRNVAFKYAKSTFYQFRGKQITAEDLDYTFGHPDQKRILYSVCGEGMGHAIRDKVLLNHLTKDHEVHIFASDRAYRYLSARFDNVYEIGGFNTVYEDNTVQNAKTFIKGMKDLPGDLKSSLRLMYSVAKAVKPHLIISDFEFYSNLLSKILRIPLISLDNMHVLTQAELEIPRKYRTDRIAAEGVVRSFIQHPTRYLITTYFYPPLKNPKKAKYFPPVLRDEIMNLKPYNGEQVMVYQTSDSNLTLLDILKEFDDEFVVYGFHQDKKDENLLFKTFNEDEFFQDMAKARAVISNGGFTLISEALYLGKPVLSIPVKKQFEQILNAIYLDRLGYGEFHEEVEMEDIQRFFSRSDEYRKNIKNYFYHDHNQAILEELDRIINKCTH
- the nadA gene encoding quinolinate synthase NadA — translated: MNLDQEEILKLKKEKNAIILAHNYQPAEIQEIADFMGDSLELCIKVSEIEDADLVVFCGVDFMAETAAILNPSKKILIPDPQAECPMAHMLPAEELRKYKEKYPDAAVVLYVNTMAEAKAEADILCTSANAVKVVKSVDEDQILFGPDMNLAWHVQQQTDKEIIPIPEKGHCYVHKMFNSADITFSRENYPDAEVLVHPECDGEVQKLADHVLSTGGMIRHVAESSQKTFLIGTEVDMITRLRREYPHKLIYPLLDEAICETMKLHTLEKVKGSLMEEKFLVTVSQEIADKARSAVEKMLEVS